A window of the Archocentrus centrarchus isolate MPI-CPG fArcCen1 chromosome 9, fArcCen1, whole genome shotgun sequence genome harbors these coding sequences:
- the LOC115785708 gene encoding golgin subfamily A member 6-like protein 22 isoform X1, protein MSKAALQRKQRKTKTEQELQGELDELTEVKSQLHDLKIRHKDAQRKVHELECTNYDTQGKIRKLEATNNDAQSKICELEASNKDAQSKICDLEATNKDTQREIRAMKGTYKAAQSKICDLETTNHDAHRKIRELQFTNKDAQRKIRDMKGTYKDAQRKVHETEEEAKGMQKLFEEVKQKNEMLKEQEAKHTMVQWKLSDLELTHRDMKRKLQDKVKEKADLLDKFNEEQLKHEAALIKKEEEKNLEISGWRGGQHLMELSIRGLYERIRKDEEMNRCLQKKLNEALQTNEKMLKEKKEEEDKYKELQSELRDLEVKLQDAEKENEEMHKEKKEQEDKHKELQSELRDLEVKLQDTVKEKKDKHKELQSELRDLEVKLQYTEKEKEAMRKEKKEQEDKHKELQSELRDLEVKLQYTEKEKEAMRKEKKEQEDKYKELEATHGDVQSKLHDLEAKLQYTEKEKEAMRKEKKEQEDKYKELEATHGDVQSKLHDLEAKLQDTEKEKEAMRKEKKEQEDKYKEVQKKLNDLEATHRDVQSKLHDLEAKLQDTEKENEEMRKEKKEQEDKHKELQSDLRDLEAKLQDTEKEKEEMRKEKKEREDKYKEVQTKLNDLEATHGDVQRKRQDTEKENEKMCKEKIKQEDKHKWVEGELHKLKVKFQDMKKENEEMCKEKKKQEDKHKRVEGELNKLKVKFQDMKKENEGLGAKLDEALQKNQKMCKEKKEQEAKHKRVEGELHKLKVKFQDMKKENEGLAAKLDEALQKNEEMCKEKKEQEAKHKQVEGELHKLKVKFQDMKKENEGLAAKLDEALQKNEEMCKEKKEQEDKHKRVEGELHKLKVKLQDAEKENEGLGAKLDEALQKNEKMLKEKNEQEAKHKEVQTKLHDLEATNRDVQRKLQDTEKENEGLRVKLDEVEREMHWKITEMMRENLEQQNKIQYTNTEMEKKLQQKLQSIRDISDKELKKLKKENKKLKEKHAEMQKELEECEKKCKNLEKKNAENMSELENLRLENEDLQERCQKKKKKPFWFFWNKSTDSSAWRRQNCVHPL, encoded by the coding sequence atGTCTAAGGCGGCACTTCagaggaaacagagaaagacaaagacgGAACAGGAGTTGCAGGGCGAGCTCGATGAACTCACAGAGGTGAAGAGCCAACTCCATGACCTGAAAATTAGACACAAGGATGCGCAGCGCAAAGTCCATGAACTGGAATGTACAAACTACGACACGCAGGGCAAAATCCGTAAACTGGAAGCTACAAACAACGACGCGCAGAGCAAAATCTGTGAACTGGAAGCTTCAAACAAGGACGCGCAGAGCAAAATCTGTGACCTGGAAGCTACAAACAAGGACACGCAGCGCGAAATCCGGGCCATGAAAGGTACATACAAGGCCGCGCAGAGCAAAATCTGTGACCTGGAAACTACAAACCACGACGCGCACCGCAAAATCCGTGAACTGCAATTTACAAACAAGGACGCGCAGCGCAAAATCCGGGACATGAAAGGTACATACAAGGATGCGCAGCGCAAAGTTCACGAGACTGAGGAAGAAGCTAAAGGTATGCAAAAATTGTTTGAAGAAGTCAAGCAAAAAAACGAAATGCTTAAAGAACAGGAAGCTAAACACACAATGGTGCAGTGGAAACTCAGTGACCTGGaactgacacacagagacatgaagCGCAAACTTCAGGACAAAGTCAAAGAAAAGGCAGATTTGCTAGACAAGTTTAATGAAGAACAGCTAAAACATGAAGCAGCGCTtataaaaaaggaagaagagaaaaatctAGAGATATCTGGTTGGCGGGGAGGGCAACATTTGATGGAACTGTCAATCAGAGGGCTGTACGAGCGAATTCGGAAGGATGAGGAAATGAATAGATGCTTGCAAAAGAAATTGAATGAAGCCctgcaaacaaatgaaaaaatgcttaaagagaagaaagaagaggaagataaATACAAGGAGTTGCAGAGCGAGCTCCGTGACCTGGAAGTGAAACTTCAGGacgcagagaaagaaaatgaagaaatgcataaagaaaagaaagaacaggaagataaacacaaGGAGTTGCAGAGCGAGCTCCGTGACCTGGAAGTCAAACTTCAGGACacagtgaaagaaaagaaagataaacACAAGGAGTTGCAGAGCGAGCTCCGTGACCTGGAAGTCAAACTTCAGtatacagagaaagaaaaggaagcaatgcgtaaagaaaagaaagaacaggaagataaacacaaGGAGTTGCAGAGCGAGCTCCGTGACCTGGAAGTCAAACTTCAGtatacagagaaagaaaaggaagcaatgcgtaaagaaaagaaagaacaggaagataaatACAAGGAGTTGGAAGCGACACACGGAGATGTGCAGAGCAAACTCCATGACCTGGAAGCGAAACTTCAGtatacagagaaagaaaaggaagcaatgcgtaaagaaaagaaagaacaggaagataaatACAAGGAGTTGGAAGCGACACACGGAGATGTGCAGAGCAAACTCCATGACCTAGAAGCGAAACTTCAGgatacagagaaagaaaaggaagcaatgcgtaaagaaaagaaagaacaggaagataaatACAAGGAGGTGCAGAAAAAGCTCAATGACCTGGAAGCGACACACAGAGATGTGCAGAGCAAACTCCATGACCTAGAAGCGAAACTTcaggacacagagaaagaaaatgaagaaatgcgtaaagaaaagaaagaacaggaagataaacacaaGGAGTTGCAGAGCGACCTCCGTGACCTAGAAGCGAAACTTcaggacacagagaaagaaaaggaagaaatgcgtaaagaaaagaaagaacggGAAGATAAATACAAGGAGGTGCAGACCAAGCTCAATGACCTGGAAGCGACACACGGAGATGTGCAGCGCAAACGTCAGgatacagagaaagaaaatgaaaaaatgtgtaaagagaagataaaacaggaagataaacacaaGTGGGTGGAGGGTGAGCTCCATAAACTGAAAGTAAAATTTCAGgacatgaagaaagaaaatgaagaaatgtgtaaagagaagaaaaaacaggaagataaacacaaGCGGGTGGAGGGTGAGCTCAATAAACTGAAAGTAAAATTTCAGgacatgaagaaagaaaatgaaggcttGGGAGCGAAGCTTGATGAAGCCctgcaaaaaaatcaaaaaatgtgtaaagagaagaaagaacaggaagctaAACACAAGCGGGTGGAGGGTGAGCTCCATAAACTGAAAGTAAAATTTCAGgacatgaagaaagaaaatgaaggcttGGCAGCGAAGCTTGATGAAGCCctgcaaaaaaatgaagaaatgtgtaaagagaagaaagaacaggaagctaAACACAAGCAGGTGGAGGGTGAGCTCCATAAACTGAAAGTAAAATTTCAGgacatgaagaaagaaaatgaaggcttGGCAGCGAAGCTTGATGAAGCCctgcaaaaaaatgaagaaatgtgtaaagagaagaaagaacaggaagataaacacaaGCGGGTGGAGGGTGAGCTCCATAAACTGAAAGTAAAACTTCAGGacgcagagaaagaaaatgaaggcttGGGAGCGAAGCTTGATGAAGCCctgcaaaaaaatgaaaaaatgcttaaagaaaAGAACGAACAGGAAGCTAAACACAAGGAGGTGCAGACCAAGCTCCATGACCTGGAAGCAACAAACAGAGATGTGCAGCGCAAACTTcaagacacagagaaagaaaatgaaggtttGCGAGTGAAGCTTGATGAAGTGGAGAGAGAGATGCACTGGAAAATCACAGAAATGATGAGAGAAAATTtagaacagcaaaacaaaattcagtacacaaacactgaaatggaaaagaaactgcaacaaaaactTCAAAGCATTAGGGACATCAGTGATAAGGAacttaaaaaactgaaaaaggaaaataaaaaactgaaagaaaagcatGCAGAAATGCAGAAAGAATTAGAAGAATGTGAGAAAAAGTGCAAGAACCTTGAGAAGAAGAATGCAGAAAATATGAGTGAACTGGAAAACCTTAGATTAGAGAACGAGGATCTGCAAGAACGttgccagaaaaagaaaaagaagcccTTCTGGTTTTTCTGGAATAAATCTACTGATTCTTCAGCGTGGCGCAGACAAAATTGTGTTCACCCGTTATAa
- the LOC115785708 gene encoding golgin subfamily A member 6-like protein 22 isoform X3: MSKAALQRKQRKTKTEQELQGELDELTEVKSQLHDLKIRHKDAQRKVHELECTNYDTQGKIRKLEATNNDAQSKICELEASNKDAQSKICDLEATNKDTQREIRAMKGTYKAAQSKICDLETTNHDAHRKIRELQFTNKDAQRKIRDMKGTYKDAQRKVHETEEEAKGMQKLFEEVKQKNEMLKEQEAKHTMVQWKLSDLELTHRDMKRKLQDKVKEKADLLDKFNEEQLKHEAALIKKEEEKNLEISGWRGGQHLMELSIRGLYERIRKDEEMNRCLQKKLNEALQTNEKMLKEKKEEEDKYKELQSELRDLEVKLQDAEKENEEMHKEKKEQEDKHKELQSELRDLEVKLQDTVKEKKDKHKELQSELRDLEVKLQYTEKEKEAMRKEKKEQEDKYKELEATHGDVQSKLHDLEAKLQYTEKEKEAMRKEKKEQEDKYKELEATHGDVQSKLHDLEAKLQDTEKEKEAMRKEKKEQEDKYKEVQKKLNDLEATHRDVQSKLHDLEAKLQDTEKENEEMRKEKKEQEDKHKELQSDLRDLEAKLQDTEKEKEEMRKEKKEREDKYKEVQTKLNDLEATHGDVQRKRQDTEKENEKMCKEKIKQEDKHKWVEGELHKLKVKFQDMKKENEEMCKEKKKQEDKHKRVEGELNKLKVKFQDMKKENEGLGAKLDEALQKNQKMCKEKKEQEAKHKRVEGELHKLKVKFQDMKKENEGLAAKLDEALQKNEEMCKEKKEQEAKHKQVEGELHKLKVKFQDMKKENEGLAAKLDEALQKNEEMCKEKKEQEDKHKRVEGELHKLKVKLQDAEKENEGLGAKLDEALQKNEKMLKEKNEQEAKHKEVQTKLHDLEATNRDVQRKLQDTEKENEGLRVKLDEVEREMHWKITEMMRENLEQQNKIQYTNTEMEKKLQQKLQSIRDISDKELKKLKKENKKLKEKHAEMQKELEECEKKCKNLEKKNAENMSELENLRLENEDLQERCQKKKKKPFWFFWNKSTDSSAWRRQNCVHPL; the protein is encoded by the exons atGTCTAAGGCGGCACTTCagaggaaacagagaaagacaaagacgGAACAGGAGTTGCAGGGCGAGCTCGATGAACTCACAGAGGTGAAGAGCCAACTCCATGACCTGAAAATTAGACACAAGGATGCGCAGCGCAAAGTCCATGAACTGGAATGTACAAACTACGACACGCAGGGCAAAATCCGTAAACTGGAAGCTACAAACAACGACGCGCAGAGCAAAATCTGTGAACTGGAAGCTTCAAACAAGGACGCGCAGAGCAAAATCTGTGACCTGGAAGCTACAAACAAGGACACGCAGCGCGAAATCCGGGCCATGAAAGGTACATACAAGGCCGCGCAGAGCAAAATCTGTGACCTGGAAACTACAAACCACGACGCGCACCGCAAAATCCGTGAACTGCAATTTACAAACAAGGACGCGCAGCGCAAAATCCGGGACATGAAAGGTACATACAAGGATGCGCAGCGCAAAGTTCACGAGACTGAGGAAGAAGCTAAAGGTATGCAAAAATTGTTTGAAGAAGTCAAGCAAAAAAACGAAATGCTTAAAGAACAGGAAGCTAAACACACAATGGTGCAGTGGAAACTCAGTGACCTGGaactgacacacagagacatgaagCGCAAACTTCAGGACAAAGTCAAAGAAAAGGCAGATTTGCTAGACAAGTTTAATGAAGAACAGCTAAAACATGAAGCAGCGCTtataaaaaaggaagaagagaaaaatctAGAGATATCTGGTTGGCGGGGAGGGCAACATTTGATGGAACTGTCAATCAGAGGGCTGTACGAGCGAATTCGGAAGGATGAGGAAATGAATAGATGCTTGCAAAAGAAATTGAATGAAGCCctgcaaacaaatgaaaaaatgcttaaagagaagaaagaagaggaagataaATACAAGGAGTTGCAGAGCGAGCTCCGTGACCTGGAAGTGAAACTTCAGGacgcagagaaagaaaatgaagaaatgcataaagaaaagaaagaacaggaagataaacacaaGGAGTTGCAGAGCGAGCTCCGTGACCTGGAAGTCAAACTTCAGGACacagtgaaagaaaagaaagataaacACAAGGAGTTGCAGAGCGAGCTCCGTGACCTGGAAGTCAAACTTCAGtatacagagaaagaaaaggaagcaatgcgtaaagaaaagaaagaacaggaag ataaatACAAGGAGTTGGAAGCGACACACGGAGATGTGCAGAGCAAACTCCATGACCTGGAAGCGAAACTTCAGtatacagagaaagaaaaggaagcaatgcgtaaagaaaagaaagaacaggaagataaatACAAGGAGTTGGAAGCGACACACGGAGATGTGCAGAGCAAACTCCATGACCTAGAAGCGAAACTTCAGgatacagagaaagaaaaggaagcaatgcgtaaagaaaagaaagaacaggaagataaatACAAGGAGGTGCAGAAAAAGCTCAATGACCTGGAAGCGACACACAGAGATGTGCAGAGCAAACTCCATGACCTAGAAGCGAAACTTcaggacacagagaaagaaaatgaagaaatgcgtaaagaaaagaaagaacaggaagataaacacaaGGAGTTGCAGAGCGACCTCCGTGACCTAGAAGCGAAACTTcaggacacagagaaagaaaaggaagaaatgcgtaaagaaaagaaagaacggGAAGATAAATACAAGGAGGTGCAGACCAAGCTCAATGACCTGGAAGCGACACACGGAGATGTGCAGCGCAAACGTCAGgatacagagaaagaaaatgaaaaaatgtgtaaagagaagataaaacaggaagataaacacaaGTGGGTGGAGGGTGAGCTCCATAAACTGAAAGTAAAATTTCAGgacatgaagaaagaaaatgaagaaatgtgtaaagagaagaaaaaacaggaagataaacacaaGCGGGTGGAGGGTGAGCTCAATAAACTGAAAGTAAAATTTCAGgacatgaagaaagaaaatgaaggcttGGGAGCGAAGCTTGATGAAGCCctgcaaaaaaatcaaaaaatgtgtaaagagaagaaagaacaggaagctaAACACAAGCGGGTGGAGGGTGAGCTCCATAAACTGAAAGTAAAATTTCAGgacatgaagaaagaaaatgaaggcttGGCAGCGAAGCTTGATGAAGCCctgcaaaaaaatgaagaaatgtgtaaagagaagaaagaacaggaagctaAACACAAGCAGGTGGAGGGTGAGCTCCATAAACTGAAAGTAAAATTTCAGgacatgaagaaagaaaatgaaggcttGGCAGCGAAGCTTGATGAAGCCctgcaaaaaaatgaagaaatgtgtaaagagaagaaagaacaggaagataaacacaaGCGGGTGGAGGGTGAGCTCCATAAACTGAAAGTAAAACTTCAGGacgcagagaaagaaaatgaaggcttGGGAGCGAAGCTTGATGAAGCCctgcaaaaaaatgaaaaaatgcttaaagaaaAGAACGAACAGGAAGCTAAACACAAGGAGGTGCAGACCAAGCTCCATGACCTGGAAGCAACAAACAGAGATGTGCAGCGCAAACTTcaagacacagagaaagaaaatgaaggtttGCGAGTGAAGCTTGATGAAGTGGAGAGAGAGATGCACTGGAAAATCACAGAAATGATGAGAGAAAATTtagaacagcaaaacaaaattcagtacacaaacactgaaatggaaaagaaactgcaacaaaaactTCAAAGCATTAGGGACATCAGTGATAAGGAacttaaaaaactgaaaaaggaaaataaaaaactgaaagaaaagcatGCAGAAATGCAGAAAGAATTAGAAGAATGTGAGAAAAAGTGCAAGAACCTTGAGAAGAAGAATGCAGAAAATATGAGTGAACTGGAAAACCTTAGATTAGAGAACGAGGATCTGCAAGAACGttgccagaaaaagaaaaagaagcccTTCTGGTTTTTCTGGAATAAATCTACTGATTCTTCAGCGTGGCGCAGACAAAATTGTGTTCACCCGTTATAa
- the LOC115786120 gene encoding LOW QUALITY PROTEIN: synphilin-1-like (The sequence of the model RefSeq protein was modified relative to this genomic sequence to represent the inferred CDS: inserted 1 base in 1 codon; deleted 2 bases in 1 codon) yields CAVKIEAPEYLNLDEIDFSDDSVYSVTSLKSIPELSRRSDGQTEERLAPAINWSRGVSSHSGGGIKPTGIAEVHSKFRPVKRVSPLKHQPETTDSDTDGKVQGQGLVLGEPAENSKDDPDKQTHASSDGQGVKSLSGSVGGVGGNNNPQALFGELEHCDLDMDEILDVPYIKSSQQMSTLPRVPHDKRSVTGSNMGGGTLERNRGGGLKSSALPHNEPLSLGSSSSQTLYCVLSPVKWSDLRKSKSMDPDLHHLHRSPGGGGGYQPEMLSSGLLSCSSSLSSFSDADKLLSARVYPDSQSQRPGVDPPGGXRFPLPGCSVSRQDSSKAWAPGSGEGEVGQGGGGAGGEVDEKTKKNQNIINIVREGQISLLPHLAADNLELIRDEDGNNLLHISASQGHADCLQHLTSLMGEDCLNERNSQQLTPAGLGVKNGYLECVRWMVSETEAIAELSCTREHLSLIHYAARYGQEKVLLWLLQFLQEQAISLDEVDQNENTAVHIAAQYGHLSCIQTLVEYGSNVTFQNQQGERPSQSAERQGHTTCARYLVVVETCMSLASQVVKLTKQLNE; encoded by the exons TGTGCTGTGAAGATAGAGGCTCCTGAATACCTCAACCTGGATGAGATCGACTTCTCTGATGATTCAGTG TATTCTGTCACGTCTCTGAAGAGCATCCCCGAGCTGTCCAGGAGGAGTGATGGTCAGACCGAGGAGAGACTAG CTCCGGCCATCAACTGGAGTCGTGGCGTTTCCTCCCATAGTGGTGGGGGGATCAAACCCACAGGGATCGCAGAGGTTCACAGTAAGTTCCGGCCAGTGAAGAGGGTCTCACCTCTTAAACACCAACCAGAAACCACAGACTCAGACACCGATGGTAAAGTCCAGGGTCAGGGGCTGGTTCTGGGGGAGCCGGCTGAGAATAGTAAGGATGACCCTGACAAACAGACTCACGCCTCCTCTGACGGGCAGGGAGTCAAGAGCCTGAGTGGCAGCGTTGGTGGTGTTGGAGGGAACAACAATCCTCAGGCTTTGTTTGGGGAACTGGAGCACTGTGACCTGGACATGGATGAGATCCTAGACGTACCTTATATCAAGTCCAGCCAGCAGATGTCCACGCTGCCCCGTGTCCCCCACGACAAGCGTTCAGTGACAGGGAGCAACATGGGCGGAGGCACGCTGGAGAGGAACCGGGGAGGAGGGCTGAAGAGCTCCGCTTTGCCCCATAATGAGCCTCTGAGTctgggcagcagcagctcacagaCTCTG TACTGCGTTCTCTCACCTGTAAAGTGGTCCGACCTGAGGAAGTCCAAGTCAATGGATCCAgacctccaccacctccaccgatccccaggtggaggagggggctACCAGCCTGAGATGCTGTCTTCTGGCCTCCTGAgctgctcctcctctctctcctctttctctgatgcag ACAAGCTGCTGTCTGCGCGGGTCTACCCAGACTCTCAGAGCCAGAGGCCCGGTGTGGACCCTCCAGGGG TCAGGTTCCCTCTGCCAGGGTGCAGTGTGAGCAGGCAGGACAGCTCCAAAGCCTGGGCTCCTGGAtcagga gagggagaggtGGGCCAAGGGGGTGGCGGAGCAGGAGGGGAGGTGGATGAAAAAACCAAGAAGAACCAGAACATCATCAACATTGTTAGAGAAGGACAGATCTCATTGCTG CCTCACCTGGCAGCTGATAATCTGGAGCTGATCAGAGACGAGGACGGGAACAACCTGCTCCACATCTCAGCCTCTCAGGGCCACGCCGACTGTCTGCAGCATCTCACGTCTTTGATGGGAGAGGATTGTCTCAATGAGCGCAACAGCCAGCAGCTCACCCCCGCTGGTCTGGGGGTCAAG AATGGTTATCTGGAGTGTGTGAGGTGGATGGTGAGTGAGACAGAGGCCATTGCTGAGCTGAGCTGCACCAGAGAGCATCTCAGTTTGATCCACTACGCCGCCCGCTATGGACAG GAGAAGGTGTTGCTGTGGTTGCTTCAGTTCTTGCAGGAACAGGCCATCTCTCTGGATGAAGTTGACCAGAACGAAAACACTGCAGTCCACATAGCAGCTCAGTACGGACACCTCAGCTGTATACAG ACTCTggtggagtatggctccaatgTGACGTTCCAGAACCAGCAGGGGGAGCGGCCTTCCCAGAGTGCCGAGCGGCAGGGACACACCACTTGCGCCCGCTACCTGGTTGTTGTGGAAACCTGCATGTCGCTGGCTTCACAGGTTGTTAAACTCACCAAACAGCTCAATGAGTAA
- the LOC115785708 gene encoding golgin subfamily A member 6-like protein 22 isoform X2 translates to MSKAALQRKQRKTKTEQELQGELDELTEVKSQLHDLKIRHKDAQRKVHELECTNYDTQGKIRKLEATNNDAQSKICELEASNKDAQSKICDLEATNKDTQREIRAMKGTYKAAQSKICDLETTNHDAHRKIRELQFTNKDAQRKIRDMKGTYKDAQRKVHETEEEAKGMQKLFEEVKQKNEMLKEQEAKHTMVQWKLSDLELTHRDMKRKLQDKVKEKADLLDKFNEEQLKHEAALIKKEEEKNLEISGWRGGQHLMELSIRGLYERIRKDEEMNRCLQKKLNEALQTNEKMLKEKKEEEDKYKELQSELRDLEVKLQDAEKENEEMHKEKKEQEDKHKELQSELRDLEVKLQDTVKEKKDKHKELQSELRDLEVKLQYTEKEKEAMRKEKKEQEDKYKELEATHGDVQSKLHDLEAKLQYTEKEKEAMRKEKKEQEDKYKELEATHGDVQSKLHDLEAKLQDTEKEKEAMRKEKKEQEDKYKEVQKKLNDLEATHRDVQSKLHDLEAKLQDTEKENEEMRKEKKEQEDKHKELQSDLRDLEAKLQDTEKEKEEMRKEKKEREDKYKEVQTKLNDLEATHGDVQRKRQDTEKENEKMCKEKIKQEDKHKWVEGELHKLKVKFQDMKKENEEMCKEKKKQEDKHKRVEGELNKLKVKFQDMKKENEGLGAKLDEALQKNQKMCKEKKEQEAKHKRVEGELHKLKVKFQDMKKENEGLAAKLDEALQKNEEMCKEKKEQEAKHKQVEGELHKLKVKFQDMKKENEGLAAKLDEALQKNEEMCKEKKEQEDKHKRVEGELHKLKVKLQDAEKENEGLGAKLDEALQKNEKMLKEKNEQEAKHKEVQTKLHDLEATNRDVQRKLQDTEKENEGLRVKLDEVEREMHWKITEMMRENLEQQNKIQYTNTEMEKKLQQKLQSIRDISDKELKKLKKENKKLKEKHAEMQKELEECEKKCKNLEKKNAENMSELENLRLENEDLQERCQKKKKKPFWFFWNKSTDSSAWRRQNCVHPL, encoded by the exons atGTCTAAGGCGGCACTTCagaggaaacagagaaagacaaagacgGAACAGGAGTTGCAGGGCGAGCTCGATGAACTCACAGAGGTGAAGAGCCAACTCCATGACCTGAAAATTAGACACAAGGATGCGCAGCGCAAAGTCCATGAACTGGAATGTACAAACTACGACACGCAGGGCAAAATCCGTAAACTGGAAGCTACAAACAACGACGCGCAGAGCAAAATCTGTGAACTGGAAGCTTCAAACAAGGACGCGCAGAGCAAAATCTGTGACCTGGAAGCTACAAACAAGGACACGCAGCGCGAAATCCGGGCCATGAAAGGTACATACAAGGCCGCGCAGAGCAAAATCTGTGACCTGGAAACTACAAACCACGACGCGCACCGCAAAATCCGTGAACTGCAATTTACAAACAAGGACGCGCAGCGCAAAATCCGGGACATGAAAGGTACATACAAGGATGCGCAGCGCAAAGTTCACGAGACTGAGGAAGAAGCTAAAGGTATGCAAAAATTGTTTGAAGAAGTCAAGCAAAAAAACGAAATGCTTAAAGAACAGGAAGCTAAACACACAATGGTGCAGTGGAAACTCAGTGACCTGGaactgacacacagagacatgaagCGCAAACTTCAGGACAAAGTCAAAGAAAAGGCAGATTTGCTAGACAAGTTTAATGAAGAACAGCTAAAACATGAAGCAGCGCTtataaaaaaggaagaagagaaaaatctAGAGATATCTGGTTGGCGGGGAGGGCAACATTTGATGGAACTGTCAATCAGAGGGCTGTACGAGCGAATTCGGAAGGATGAGGAAATGAATAGATGCTTGCAAAAGAAATTGAATGAAGCCctgcaaacaaatgaaaaaatgcttaaagagaagaaagaagaggaagataaATACAAGGAGTTGCAGAGCGAGCTCCGTGACCTGGAAGTGAAACTTCAGGacgcagagaaagaaaatgaagaaatgcataaagaaaagaaagaacaggaagataaacacaaGGAGTTGCAGAGCGAGCTCCGTGACCTGGAAGTCAAACTTCAGGACacagtgaaagaaaagaaag ataaacacaaGGAGTTGCAGAGCGAGCTCCGTGACCTGGAAGTCAAACTTCAGtatacagagaaagaaaaggaagcaatgcgtaaagaaaagaaagaacaggaagataaatACAAGGAGTTGGAAGCGACACACGGAGATGTGCAGAGCAAACTCCATGACCTGGAAGCGAAACTTCAGtatacagagaaagaaaaggaagcaatgcgtaaagaaaagaaagaacaggaagataaatACAAGGAGTTGGAAGCGACACACGGAGATGTGCAGAGCAAACTCCATGACCTAGAAGCGAAACTTCAGgatacagagaaagaaaaggaagcaatgcgtaaagaaaagaaagaacaggaagataaatACAAGGAGGTGCAGAAAAAGCTCAATGACCTGGAAGCGACACACAGAGATGTGCAGAGCAAACTCCATGACCTAGAAGCGAAACTTcaggacacagagaaagaaaatgaagaaatgcgtaaagaaaagaaagaacaggaagataaacacaaGGAGTTGCAGAGCGACCTCCGTGACCTAGAAGCGAAACTTcaggacacagagaaagaaaaggaagaaatgcgtaaagaaaagaaagaacggGAAGATAAATACAAGGAGGTGCAGACCAAGCTCAATGACCTGGAAGCGACACACGGAGATGTGCAGCGCAAACGTCAGgatacagagaaagaaaatgaaaaaatgtgtaaagagaagataaaacaggaagataaacacaaGTGGGTGGAGGGTGAGCTCCATAAACTGAAAGTAAAATTTCAGgacatgaagaaagaaaatgaagaaatgtgtaaagagaagaaaaaacaggaagataaacacaaGCGGGTGGAGGGTGAGCTCAATAAACTGAAAGTAAAATTTCAGgacatgaagaaagaaaatgaaggcttGGGAGCGAAGCTTGATGAAGCCctgcaaaaaaatcaaaaaatgtgtaaagagaagaaagaacaggaagctaAACACAAGCGGGTGGAGGGTGAGCTCCATAAACTGAAAGTAAAATTTCAGgacatgaagaaagaaaatgaaggcttGGCAGCGAAGCTTGATGAAGCCctgcaaaaaaatgaagaaatgtgtaaagagaagaaagaacaggaagctaAACACAAGCAGGTGGAGGGTGAGCTCCATAAACTGAAAGTAAAATTTCAGgacatgaagaaagaaaatgaaggcttGGCAGCGAAGCTTGATGAAGCCctgcaaaaaaatgaagaaatgtgtaaagagaagaaagaacaggaagataaacacaaGCGGGTGGAGGGTGAGCTCCATAAACTGAAAGTAAAACTTCAGGacgcagagaaagaaaatgaaggcttGGGAGCGAAGCTTGATGAAGCCctgcaaaaaaatgaaaaaatgcttaaagaaaAGAACGAACAGGAAGCTAAACACAAGGAGGTGCAGACCAAGCTCCATGACCTGGAAGCAACAAACAGAGATGTGCAGCGCAAACTTcaagacacagagaaagaaaatgaaggtttGCGAGTGAAGCTTGATGAAGTGGAGAGAGAGATGCACTGGAAAATCACAGAAATGATGAGAGAAAATTtagaacagcaaaacaaaattcagtacacaaacactgaaatggaaaagaaactgcaacaaaaactTCAAAGCATTAGGGACATCAGTGATAAGGAacttaaaaaactgaaaaaggaaaataaaaaactgaaagaaaagcatGCAGAAATGCAGAAAGAATTAGAAGAATGTGAGAAAAAGTGCAAGAACCTTGAGAAGAAGAATGCAGAAAATATGAGTGAACTGGAAAACCTTAGATTAGAGAACGAGGATCTGCAAGAACGttgccagaaaaagaaaaagaagcccTTCTGGTTTTTCTGGAATAAATCTACTGATTCTTCAGCGTGGCGCAGACAAAATTGTGTTCACCCGTTATAa